The Gemmata palustris genome includes a region encoding these proteins:
- a CDS encoding helix-turn-helix transcriptional regulator, producing the protein MPQHPSAPADVTSMGRSDASGGLDLMLAIHRTHTFPRHFHETYVVQVVESGVDKFYCRGALHEAGAGSVVCLNPSEVHTGGPAHGQVLRYRSFYLQTRYLAEVASDLGGSGQRAPEFHHCVISDPTLAARLAQVHAAIQPPTLRIEAEERLLDGATALLAAVGYGRRVGALRREDGAVRVACEYLRANVSGQPSLDDLAAQTRLSRFHLLRVFRRATGLPPHQYLLNLRIEQARVLLRRGVPPAQVAASVGFADQSHLNRYFKRHIGITPGRYAQSNIVQDRVPASQ; encoded by the coding sequence GTGCCCCAGCACCCGAGCGCGCCCGCGGACGTGACGAGCATGGGTCGGAGCGACGCCAGCGGCGGGCTCGATCTGATGCTGGCGATCCACCGTACCCACACCTTCCCGCGGCACTTCCACGAAACCTATGTCGTCCAGGTCGTCGAATCGGGGGTGGACAAGTTCTACTGCCGCGGGGCGCTTCACGAGGCCGGGGCCGGGTCGGTGGTCTGCCTCAACCCCAGCGAAGTTCACACCGGCGGGCCGGCACACGGACAGGTGCTCCGCTACCGGAGCTTCTATCTGCAAACGCGCTACCTCGCCGAAGTCGCGTCGGACCTCGGCGGCTCTGGGCAGCGCGCCCCGGAGTTCCACCACTGCGTGATTTCGGATCCGACCCTGGCCGCGCGCCTAGCACAGGTCCACGCGGCCATCCAACCCCCGACCCTGCGGATCGAGGCCGAGGAGCGTCTCCTGGACGGCGCCACCGCGCTGCTCGCCGCAGTGGGGTACGGTCGGCGCGTCGGGGCGCTCCGGCGCGAGGACGGCGCGGTGCGGGTGGCGTGTGAGTACCTGCGGGCGAACGTCTCCGGGCAGCCGTCGCTGGACGACCTCGCCGCGCAGACCCGGCTCAGCCGGTTCCACCTGCTCCGGGTGTTCCGCCGGGCCACCGGGTTGCCGCCGCACCAGTACCTGTTGAACCTGCGGATCGAGCAGGCCCGCGTGCTGCTGCGTCGGGGAGTTCCGCCGGCGCAGGTCGCCGCGAGCGTCGGGTTCGCGGACCAGAGCCACCTCAACCGGTACTTCAAGCGGCACATCGGGATCACCCCGGGCCGTTACGCCCAGAGCAATATCGTTCAAGACCGCGTGCCGGCGTCCCAATAG
- a CDS encoding imm11 family protein, producing MRAFYVLGLDPSRDDLQAIEDAELDGFDTTRLARGTPIEGLPPNARFFVSNESRTHALGNGFGWKIMSEEALAIISASAPQHDLQIFPLPVLNAVTNRPVPGYYLINCLRLVPALGYEAGNRIIYAHQIVVKDASIPHGVHLFRLAEAPSHWIASEHLWRQLSPLDGFDATVLQTVP from the coding sequence ATGAGAGCGTTCTACGTGCTCGGCCTCGACCCGAGCCGAGATGATCTCCAAGCCATAGAAGACGCCGAACTCGATGGATTTGACACGACCCGACTCGCGCGCGGTACACCGATCGAGGGGTTACCACCAAACGCACGATTCTTCGTTTCAAACGAGAGCCGCACGCACGCCCTCGGGAACGGGTTCGGCTGGAAAATCATGTCCGAGGAGGCGCTCGCCATCATCTCGGCCTCCGCCCCGCAGCACGATCTCCAGATTTTCCCCCTACCGGTACTGAACGCCGTAACGAATCGCCCGGTCCCCGGTTACTATCTCATCAATTGTCTGCGGTTGGTTCCCGCACTGGGCTACGAAGCCGGAAACCGGATCATTTACGCTCACCAAATAGTTGTAAAAGACGCAAGCATTCCCCACGGCGTCCACCTGTTCCGACTAGCCGAAGCACCGTCCCACTGGATCGCGTCGGAGCATCTGTGGCGACAGCTCTCGCCGCTCGACGGATTTGACGCCACCGTGCTGCAAACGGTTCCGTAA